Proteins encoded together in one Staphylococcus aureus window:
- a CDS encoding type I phosphomannose isomerase catalytic subunit encodes MPLFLQPILKTKLWGGQRLSEFGYQLDNDTTGECWCVSAHPNGTSEIINGPYQGQTLDRIWSEHRELFGDFPSKDFPLLTKIVDARESLSIHVHPDNSYAYEHENGQYGKSECWYIIDAEEDAEIVIGTLAESREEVANHVQHGTIESILRYIKVKPGEFYFIPAGTVHTISSGILAYETMQSSDITYRLYDFNRQDNQYNDRPLNIEKALDVIQYNAPLPNILPESEIIENHKCTHIVSNDFFTLVKWEISGTLNYMKPREFCLVTVLEGEGQMIVDGEIFKLTTGTNFILTSEDLDSVFEGDFTLMISYV; translated from the coding sequence ATGCCATTATTTTTACAACCAATTTTAAAAACAAAATTATGGGGCGGTCAACGTCTAAGTGAGTTTGGATATCAATTAGACAATGATACAACTGGGGAATGTTGGTGTGTGTCAGCACATCCAAATGGTACGAGCGAGATTATTAATGGACCATATCAAGGTCAAACATTAGACCGTATTTGGTCAGAACATCGTGAATTGTTTGGTGATTTCCCAAGCAAAGATTTTCCGCTTCTAACTAAAATAGTGGATGCAAGAGAATCACTTTCTATTCATGTGCACCCTGATAATTCTTATGCTTATGAGCATGAAAACGGGCAATATGGCAAATCTGAATGTTGGTATATTATAGATGCAGAAGAAGATGCAGAAATAGTTATAGGGACATTAGCAGAGTCTAGAGAAGAAGTTGCGAATCATGTTCAACACGGAACGATAGAGTCGATACTTAGATATATTAAAGTAAAACCTGGAGAATTCTATTTTATTCCAGCAGGAACAGTACATACTATTTCTTCAGGAATATTAGCATACGAAACGATGCAATCGTCAGACATTACATATAGACTTTATGATTTCAATCGTCAAGATAATCAATATAATGATAGACCGTTAAATATTGAAAAAGCTTTAGACGTTATTCAGTACAATGCACCATTACCTAATATTTTGCCTGAAAGCGAAATTATTGAAAACCATAAGTGTACACACATTGTATCGAATGATTTCTTTACATTGGTTAAATGGGAAATTTCTGGCACGTTAAATTATATGAAGCCTAGAGAGTTCTGTTTAGTTACAGTGTTGGAAGGCGAAGGGCAAATGATTGTCGATGGTGAAATTTTCAAACTGACTACTGGTACAAACTTTATTTTGACTTCTGAAGATTTGGATAGTGTCTTTGAAGGTGATTTCACATTGATGATTAGCTATGTGTAA
- a CDS encoding SDR family oxidoreductase produces MNILVIGANGGVGSLLVQQLAKENVPFTAGVRQSDQLNALKSQGMKAILVDVENDSIETLTETFKPFDKVIFSVGSGGNTGADKTIIVDLDGAVKSMIASKEANIKHYVMVSTYDSRRQAFDDSGDLKPYTIAKHYADDYLRRSGLNYTILHPGALTNAAGSGKIEAAQYFDGKGEIPREDVATVLKEIVTSNHFNHQEFQIISGDQDIKDALTQFENETD; encoded by the coding sequence ATGAATATTTTGGTTATAGGTGCTAATGGCGGTGTAGGTTCGTTACTAGTGCAACAATTAGCAAAAGAAAATGTACCATTTACTGCTGGTGTTAGGCAATCAGATCAACTTAATGCGTTAAAATCACAAGGTATGAAAGCAATTCTTGTTGATGTTGAAAATGATTCAATAGAGACTTTAACTGAGACGTTTAAACCATTCGATAAAGTTATCTTTTCAGTAGGTTCTGGAGGGAACACGGGTGCAGATAAAACAATTATTGTCGATTTAGATGGTGCTGTTAAATCAATGATTGCGAGTAAAGAGGCCAATATTAAACACTATGTCATGGTTTCAACATATGATTCGAGACGTCAGGCTTTTGATGATAGCGGTGATTTAAAGCCATATACAATAGCTAAACATTACGCTGATGACTATTTAAGACGTTCAGGTTTGAATTATACAATTTTACATCCAGGGGCACTTACAAATGCAGCAGGATCTGGAAAGATAGAAGCTGCACAATATTTTGATGGTAAAGGTGAAATTCCTAGAGAAGATGTTGCGACAGTATTAAAAGAAATTGTCACATCCAATCATTTTAATCACCAAGAGTTTCAAATTATTAGTGGTGATCAGGACATTAAAGATGCTTTAACTCAATTTGAAAATGAAACGGATTAA
- the czrA gene encoding Zn(II)-responsive metalloregulatory transcriptional repressor CzrA, translating into MSEQYSEINTDTLERVTEIFKALGDYNRIRIMELLSVSEASVGHISHQLNLSQSNVSHQLKLLKSVHLVKAKRQGQSMIYSLDDIHVATMLKQAIHHANHPKESGL; encoded by the coding sequence ATGTCAGAACAATATTCAGAAATAAATACAGATACATTAGAACGCGTAACTGAAATTTTCAAGGCATTAGGCGATTACAATCGAATACGTATCATGGAATTGTTATCAGTCAGCGAAGCAAGTGTTGGTCACATTTCACATCAATTGAATTTATCTCAATCAAATGTCTCGCACCAATTAAAATTACTTAAAAGTGTGCATCTTGTGAAAGCAAAACGACAAGGCCAATCAATGATTTATTCATTAGATGACATCCACGTAGCAACTATGTTAAAGCAAGCCATACATCACGCGAATCATCCTAAAGAAAGTGGGTTATAA